From a single Lolium rigidum isolate FL_2022 chromosome 7, APGP_CSIRO_Lrig_0.1, whole genome shotgun sequence genomic region:
- the LOC124671486 gene encoding cytochrome P450 86A4-like, with the protein MESGTWAVVVAAVAAYLAWFWRMSRGLSGPRVWPVVGSLPGLLRHAEDMHEWIVANLRRTGGTYQTCIFAVPGLARRGGLVTVTCDPKNLEHVLKSRFDNYPKGPFWHGVFRDLLGDGIFNSDGDTWVAQRKTAALEFTTRTLRTAMSRWVSRSIHHRLLPILADAAAANVHVDLQDLLLRLTFDNICGLAFGNDPETLARGLPDNAFASSFDRATEATLNRFILPECVWRCKRWLGLGMETTLASSMAHVDRYLAAVIKARKLELADNHNDTTSATPHDDLLSRFMRKGTYSDDSLQHVALNFILAGRDTSSVALSWFFWLVSTHPAAERSIVRELCAVLAASRGADDPASWLASPLAFEELDRLVYLKAALSETLRLYPSVPEDSKHVVADDVLPDGTFVPAGSSITYSIYSAGRMKSVWGEDCLEFRPERWLSADGARFEPHDSYRFVAFNAGPRICLGKDLAYLQMRNIAGSVLLRHRLAVAPGHRVEQKMSLTLFMKHGLRMEVRPRDLAPILDDLHVVAAAAVAASTPAIAACA; encoded by the coding sequence ATGGAGTCAGGGACgtgggcggtggtggtggcggccgtGGCCGCGTACCTAGCCTGGTTCTGGCGGATGTCGCGCGGGCTGAGCGGCCCGCGGGTGTGGCCGGTGGTGGGCAGCCTGCCGGGGCTCCTGCGGCACGCCGAGGACATGCACGAGTGGATCGTCGCCAACCTGCGCCGCACGGGGGGCACCTACCAGACCTGCATTTTCGCCGTGCCCGGCCTGGCGCGCCGCGGCGGGCTGGTCACCGTCACGTGCGACCCCAAGAACCTGGAGCACGTCCTCAAGTCCCGCTTCGACAACTACCCCAAGGGCCCCTTCTGGCACGGCGTCTTCCGCGACCTCCTCGGCGACGGCATCTTCAACTCCGACGGCGACACCTGGGTCGCCCAGCGCAAGACGGCCGCGCTCGAGTTCACCACGCGCACGCTCCGGACGGCCATGTCCCGATGGGTCTCCCGCTCCATCCACCACAGGCTCCTGCCCATCCTCGCCGACGCGGCCGCCGCCAACGTGCACGTCGACCTGCaggacctcctcctccgcctcacctTCGACAACATCTGCGGCCTCGCATTCGGCAACGACCCCGAGACGCTCGCCCGCGGCCTCCCCGACAACGCCTTCGCCTCCTCCTTCGACCGCGCCACCGAGGCCACGCTCAACCGCTTCATCCTCCCCGAGTGCGTCTGGCGCTGCAAGCGCTGGCTCGGCCTCGGCATGGAGACCACGCTCGCCAGCAGCATGGCGCACGTCGACCGCTACCTCGCCGCCGTCATCAAGGCCCGCAAGCTCGAGCTCGCTGACAACCACAACGACACGACGTCCGCCACGCCGCACGACGACCTCCTCTCGCGCTTCATGCGCAAGGGCACATACTCCGACGACTCCCTGCAGCACGTCGCGCTCAACTTCATCCTCGCCGGCCGCGACACCTCCTCCGTCGCCCTCTCCTGGTTCTTCTGGCTCGTCTCCACCCACCCCGCCGCGGAACGCAGCATCGTGCGCGAGCTCTGCGCCGTCCTGGCGGCGTCCCGCGGCGCCGACGACCCGGCATCGTGGCTCGCGTCCCCGCTCGCCTTCGAGGAGCTCGACCGCCTCGTGTACCTCAAAGCCGCTCTCTCAGAGACCCTCCGCCTATACCCGTCCGTGCCGGAGGACTCCAAGCACGTCGTCGCCGACGACGTCCTCCCCGATGGCACCTtcgtgccggcgggctcctccatCACCTACTCCATCTACTCGGCGGGGCGCATGAAGTCCGTGTGGGGCGAGGACTGCCTCGAGTTCCGCCCGGAGCGCTGGCTGTCGGCCGACGGCGCCAGGTTCGAGCCGCACGACTCCTACAGGTTCGTGGCCTTCAACGCCGGGCCGCGCATATGCCTCGGCAAGGACCTCGCCTACCTGCAGATGAGGAACATCGCCGGGAGCGtgctcctccgccaccgcctcgcCGTCGCGCCGGGCCACCGCGTCGAGCAGAAGATGTCGCTCACGCTCTTCATGAAGCACGGGCTCCGGATGGAGGTGCGCCCGCGCGACCTCGCCCCGATCCTCGACGACCTCCacgttgtcgccgccgccgccgttgccgcgtcgacgccggccatcgcGGCCTGCGCGTAG
- the LOC124671488 gene encoding cystathionine gamma-synthase 1, chloroplastic-like, producing the protein MREQRRRTRMSRLTLDPGERGQRAQQVGATGLRRAATWLAIGGGLDWAGSRWAGGGLQLKCIDIKLVAELCHLKGTLVCIDSTLASSINQKPLTLGADIVVHSATKYIAGHHNAIAGCIGGSQELIKTIRAWHQDLCGAISPDAAYMIIRGLKTMTLRVETQNRTSLRMARLLENHPKIEHVYYPGLKSSPWHHIAESQMTGFGGCESLVQQPAVMSFWYVTDEEKAKNGMKDNLVRFSFGIEKFEDLRDDILQALEKM; encoded by the exons ATGCGGGAGCAACGGCGGCGCACGCGCATGAGCAGGTTGACGCTCGATCCGGGCGAGCGAGGGCAGCGCGCGCAGCAAGTGGGCGCTACTGGGCTGCGCCGTGCGGCGACCTGGCTGGCGATTGGAggtgggctggactgggccgGCAGCCGGTGGGCAGGAGGCGGCCTG CAGCTCAAGTGCATAGACATTAAACTCGTCGCCGAGTTGTGCCACCTGAAGGGTACTCTCGTGTGCATCGACAGCACGCTTGCCTCGTCGATCAACCAGAAGCCGCTCACCCTCGGCGCCGATATTGTCGTGCACTCCGCCACAAAGTACATCGCCGGCCATCACAAC GCTATCGCAGGATGCATCGGTGGCTCCCAGGAGCTCATCAAGACAATACGCGCATGGCACCAAGACCTCTGCGGCGCCATCAGTCCG GATGCGGCCTACATGATCATACGTGGGCTCAAGACAATGACGCTGCGCGTGGAGACCCAAAACCGGACGTCTTTGCGCATGGCGCGCCTGCTCGAGAACCATCCGAAGATCGAACATGTGTACTACCCTGGGCTCAAGAGCAGCCCGTGGCACCACATCGCCGAGAGCCAGATGACTGGTTTCGGCGGGTGCGAGAGCCTCGTGCAGCAGCCGGCGGTCATGTCCTTCTGGTACGTCAC TGACGAGGAGAAGGCGAAGAATGGGATGAAGGATAACTTGGTGAGGTTCAGTTTCGGGATTGAGAAGTTTGAGGATCTCAGGGATGACATTCTCCAAGCCCTGGAGAAGATGTAG